One region of Elusimicrobiota bacterium genomic DNA includes:
- a CDS encoding DUF2877 domain-containing protein, translating into MDLISYGDSIPEGDYRLHSAFEHAINFRKGRIIVSLVPPRAGSGPMNVVLKHMPAGAKRFRASRFYFYIDENRLRKAPEALYDSAVPVLEAEPEIVSANLAELVYVLAAAAPEKSLCFIFTPKREKDFKRVFEKHLLARMKKAVAFFRAGKYARGTKTMRGLGFGLTPSGDDFLSGLLAGFNYALCSLRFNMKARIEEIYRHAEGDNIISNAFLRASYEGKVNAKILRLMRALSGADKEELKAAATEALETGHTSGADFCAGLIFALQDALGNSK; encoded by the coding sequence ATGGATCTGATCTCATACGGCGACAGCATTCCTGAGGGCGACTACCGCCTGCATTCGGCGTTTGAGCACGCCATAAATTTCCGGAAGGGGCGCATTATAGTCTCTCTCGTTCCCCCCCGCGCCGGTTCAGGTCCTATGAATGTAGTGCTTAAACATATGCCCGCCGGAGCAAAGCGTTTCCGTGCTTCGCGTTTTTACTTTTACATAGACGAAAACCGTCTGAGAAAAGCGCCGGAAGCGCTTTACGATTCCGCTGTGCCTGTGCTGGAAGCGGAACCGGAAATCGTAAGCGCGAACCTGGCGGAGCTGGTTTACGTGCTTGCCGCGGCCGCGCCGGAAAAAAGCCTGTGTTTTATTTTTACGCCGAAGCGTGAAAAAGATTTTAAACGCGTTTTCGAAAAACATCTGCTCGCGCGCATGAAAAAAGCCGTGGCATTTTTCCGGGCCGGTAAATATGCCCGCGGCACTAAAACCATGCGGGGACTGGGGTTCGGCCTGACACCCTCCGGCGACGATTTTTTAAGCGGCCTGCTTGCCGGTTTCAATTATGCGCTGTGCAGCCTCCGTTTTAACATGAAGGCCCGCATAGAGGAAATTTACCGGCACGCCGAAGGAGATAATATTATTTCAAACGCTTTCCTGCGCGCTTCTTATGAGGGCAAGGTTAACGCTAAAATCCTCCGGCTTATGCGCGCTTTGTCCGGCGCCGATAAAGAGGAGCTTAAGGCCGCCGCCACTGAGGCGCTGGAAACCGGCCATACTTCCGGAGCCGATTTCTGCGCCGGGCTGATATTCGCGCTTCAAGACGCGCTAGGGAATAGCAAATAG
- a CDS encoding xanthine dehydrogenase family protein molybdopterin-binding subunit — MDINKLITKTKKPIKSTKVEENLEVVGQSVLRVDGWEKVKGAAKYTDDLEFGPGLLYAAVVESPFAHARIKSINTAKAEKLHGVVKVVTGENFKHKFGLYMTDRYVFATDTVRFVGEQVAAVVATDAKIALRGAALVEVKYEELTPVLDPVKALEKNSPLVHPDLENYRHVPWFFPKPKTNIAHWRKTRKGDLAKGFKEADLVMEDTYYVPRYAHCAIEPHCVIGLYDESGRLTMWTSSQSPFTQRNVFVQALEPLGISHKDVRVISTYIGGGFGGKAGVSMEIMGAALAMSVQGRPVKVLWNRAQEFYNTYQRQGVTAKIKIGVKKDGRITALDYEMYWDAGAYVEYGANVVNAAGLSASGPYKVDNLKIDSMCIYTNLPPGGPYRGFGYSEFLFGLESHITRVANKIGMDPVAFRKKNAIKEGDTLPYGAHMNPNGIKEAIEKVEKEIKWGVKEKSKDPKKAIGKALVCFWKSPAMPPNAASSAFLKFNEDGSINILVSGMELGQGLLTVMAQIASEVLSVPVTKIRVETPDTDRNPYEWQTVGSHVTWGCGNAVKRAALDAREKIFDLVQRVRCLDKSTLYLKNEMVRCRTKPDFELRLRDFVIDGIQAEDHTFKGGPIMGTGMFMPEFSSAIGDPETGQGGHPNVHYTTGSAGIILEVDKETGKMKIKKAVLAVDCGKAINPDLVKGQIVGGLLQGFATVLYEDMRFNEKGRLLNPNFSDYKIPTAMDMPEEVVPIIIEVAQPDGPYGARGVGEHTMIPAAPLIANAVEDALGVRIKSMPVTKEKVALEVKRSKGLRV; from the coding sequence ATGGACATCAATAAACTTATCACCAAAACTAAAAAACCTATTAAATCCACAAAGGTTGAAGAAAATTTGGAAGTCGTCGGCCAAAGCGTGCTGCGCGTGGACGGGTGGGAGAAGGTCAAAGGCGCGGCCAAGTATACCGACGATCTGGAATTCGGGCCCGGGCTGCTTTACGCGGCTGTTGTGGAAAGCCCGTTCGCACACGCCAGAATAAAATCCATAAACACAGCCAAGGCCGAAAAACTCCATGGTGTGGTAAAAGTAGTGACCGGTGAGAATTTTAAACATAAGTTCGGCCTTTATATGACAGACCGCTATGTGTTCGCCACTGACACCGTGCGCTTTGTCGGCGAGCAGGTGGCTGCCGTGGTCGCCACGGACGCTAAAATCGCCCTCAGAGGCGCGGCGCTGGTGGAAGTGAAATACGAAGAACTCACGCCCGTGCTTGACCCGGTAAAAGCCCTTGAGAAAAATTCACCCCTTGTGCACCCCGACCTTGAAAATTACCGTCATGTGCCGTGGTTTTTCCCAAAACCGAAAACCAACATAGCCCACTGGCGCAAAACCCGCAAAGGTGACCTGGCCAAAGGCTTCAAAGAAGCTGATCTGGTAATGGAAGATACGTATTATGTCCCCAGATACGCGCATTGCGCCATAGAGCCGCACTGCGTCATCGGCCTCTACGACGAATCCGGCCGCCTCACCATGTGGACCTCCTCACAGTCCCCCTTCACGCAGAGAAACGTTTTTGTGCAGGCGCTTGAACCTTTGGGCATAAGCCACAAGGATGTGCGCGTGATAAGCACCTATATCGGCGGCGGCTTCGGCGGCAAGGCCGGGGTCAGTATGGAAATAATGGGCGCGGCTCTCGCCATGTCCGTGCAGGGCAGGCCCGTAAAAGTGCTTTGGAACCGGGCGCAGGAATTTTACAACACCTACCAGCGCCAGGGTGTAACCGCAAAAATCAAGATCGGAGTGAAAAAAGACGGCCGTATTACCGCTTTGGATTACGAGATGTATTGGGACGCCGGCGCTTATGTCGAATATGGCGCAAATGTGGTGAACGCGGCGGGACTTTCCGCCTCCGGCCCCTACAAGGTGGATAACTTAAAAATTGATTCCATGTGCATTTATACCAATCTTCCCCCCGGCGGGCCTTACCGCGGTTTCGGTTATTCCGAGTTCCTGTTCGGGTTGGAATCGCATATCACCCGTGTGGCCAATAAAATAGGCATGGACCCGGTGGCTTTCCGCAAGAAGAACGCCATAAAGGAAGGCGACACTCTGCCCTATGGCGCGCACATGAACCCCAACGGCATTAAAGAAGCCATAGAAAAAGTGGAAAAAGAAATTAAGTGGGGCGTTAAGGAGAAGTCAAAGGACCCCAAAAAAGCGATAGGCAAGGCGCTGGTCTGCTTCTGGAAATCCCCCGCCATGCCGCCAAATGCCGCTTCAAGCGCTTTCCTGAAGTTCAACGAGGATGGCAGCATCAATATCCTCGTTTCCGGCATGGAACTGGGCCAGGGCCTGCTGACCGTAATGGCGCAGATCGCATCCGAAGTTTTGAGCGTGCCGGTAACAAAGATACGCGTGGAAACCCCGGACACTGACCGCAACCCATATGAGTGGCAGACAGTGGGCTCACACGTAACCTGGGGCTGCGGTAATGCCGTAAAGCGGGCCGCGCTGGACGCCAGGGAAAAGATATTCGACCTGGTGCAGCGCGTGCGCTGTCTGGACAAGTCCACGCTTTACCTGAAAAATGAAATGGTGCGCTGCCGCACCAAACCGGACTTTGAGCTGCGCCTGCGGGACTTTGTGATCGACGGCATACAGGCCGAAGACCACACTTTCAAGGGCGGCCCCATTATGGGCACAGGCATGTTCATGCCGGAATTCTCCTCCGCCATAGGCGACCCGGAAACCGGCCAGGGCGGACATCCCAATGTGCATTACACAACAGGCTCGGCCGGCATAATACTTGAAGTGGATAAGGAAACCGGCAAAATGAAAATAAAAAAGGCGGTGCTTGCCGTGGACTGCGGCAAAGCCATAAACCCGGACTTGGTAAAAGGCCAGATAGTGGGCGGATTGCTGCAGGGCTTTGCCACCGTGCTCTATGAGGATATGCGCTTTAACGAAAAGGGCCGCCTTTTAAACCCCAACTTTTCGGATTATAAAATTCCCACCGCCATGGATATGCCCGAAGAAGTTGTGCCGATAATAATTGAGGTGGCTCAGCCCGACGGCCCCTACGGCGCGCGCGGAGTGGGCGAGCATACCATGATACCGGCGGCTCCGCTGATAGCCAACGCGGTGGAGGATGCGCTCGGCGTGAGAATAAAGTCTATGCCGGTGACGAAAGAAAAAGTGGCGCTTGAAGTCAAGAGGTCGAAGGGTCTGAGAGTCTAA
- the fdrA gene encoding acyl-CoA synthetase FdrA, which produces MIKTVIKRGAYFDSVSLMQVAKKLNSLPGVLDSAVVMATKENKGIIKASGLLTPEVLKAGDSDLAIAVKAKTPEAAASALKAAEELLNKKPAGAETGADRKAAGLDEAVKMLGGANLAIISVAGRFAGALAADCLEKNLNVMLFSDNVPLETEVELKKLAIGKGLLVMGPDCGTAIINGAPLAFANSVRRGNIGIVAASGTGLQEVSTLISNEGAGVSQAIGTGSRDVKLEVGALTLLQGLKMLAADPATGVILIVSKPPHPEILKKITAEIKKIKKPVAAIFLGGEIKEKIKDDFYPSKTLEEAALKAVCLSKGWQMARAREIIYDANLKAEELARKEAARKKSAQKHLRGLFSGGTFVSEAQVILPEIIGPLWSNAPLDKKWKLKDSMRLTGNAVVDLGEDEFTVGRPHPMIDYSLRNKMIVSEAAKPEVSVILLDVVLGYGSNMQPLDDILPPIREAFRSNKGLSIVASVTGTETDPQTRSKVVKGLEAEGVLIMPSNAAACRLAGRIVKISAKK; this is translated from the coding sequence ATGATAAAGACCGTTATCAAGAGAGGCGCTTATTTTGACTCTGTTTCGCTTATGCAGGTGGCGAAAAAACTTAACTCCCTGCCCGGTGTACTTGATTCGGCCGTAGTAATGGCCACTAAAGAAAATAAGGGCATTATAAAAGCCTCCGGCCTGCTTACGCCGGAAGTGCTTAAGGCCGGCGACAGCGATCTGGCCATTGCGGTTAAAGCCAAAACCCCTGAGGCTGCGGCATCGGCTCTTAAGGCCGCCGAGGAATTGCTTAACAAAAAGCCCGCCGGGGCCGAAACCGGCGCCGACAGAAAAGCCGCGGGCCTTGATGAAGCCGTTAAAATGCTTGGCGGCGCCAACCTCGCCATAATTTCCGTGGCGGGCCGTTTTGCAGGGGCGCTGGCGGCTGACTGCCTTGAAAAAAATCTTAATGTGATGCTTTTTTCAGATAATGTTCCGCTTGAAACAGAGGTGGAATTAAAAAAGCTGGCCATCGGTAAAGGCCTGCTGGTAATGGGCCCCGACTGCGGCACCGCCATCATAAACGGGGCGCCGCTCGCTTTCGCTAATTCCGTGCGGCGCGGCAACATAGGCATAGTGGCGGCCTCCGGCACCGGTCTGCAGGAAGTGTCCACTCTTATCTCAAACGAAGGCGCGGGGGTTTCACAGGCCATAGGCACCGGCTCGCGCGATGTTAAACTTGAGGTGGGCGCGCTTACGCTGCTGCAGGGCCTGAAAATGCTGGCCGCGGACCCTGCCACCGGAGTGATACTCATAGTCTCAAAACCCCCCCACCCGGAAATACTTAAAAAAATAACCGCGGAGATCAAGAAAATCAAGAAACCGGTGGCGGCGATCTTTCTGGGTGGAGAGATCAAAGAAAAAATAAAAGATGATTTTTATCCGTCAAAGACCCTTGAAGAAGCGGCGTTAAAGGCGGTCTGCCTGAGCAAGGGCTGGCAAATGGCCAGGGCCAGGGAAATTATTTACGATGCCAACCTGAAAGCGGAAGAACTTGCCCGTAAGGAAGCGGCCCGTAAAAAATCCGCCCAGAAACACCTGCGCGGCCTGTTTTCCGGCGGCACTTTTGTAAGCGAGGCGCAGGTGATACTGCCTGAGATTATAGGCCCGCTTTGGTCCAATGCGCCGCTGGATAAGAAATGGAAACTGAAAGACTCCATGCGTCTCACGGGTAACGCGGTTGTGGATCTGGGCGAGGACGAATTCACCGTGGGCCGCCCCCACCCGATGATAGACTATTCCCTGCGCAACAAAATGATAGTTTCCGAGGCCGCTAAGCCGGAGGTGTCTGTTATCCTGCTTGACGTCGTGCTGGGCTATGGCTCGAACATGCAGCCTCTGGACGATATCCTGCCGCCTATACGCGAAGCCTTTCGGTCCAATAAAGGCCTTTCAATTGTGGCATCGGTAACCGGCACCGAGACGGATCCGCAGACACGCTCAAAAGTGGTAAAGGGCCTTGAGGCCGAAGGCGTGCTGATAATGCCGTCAAACGCCGCGGCGTGCAGATTGGCCGGCCGAATAGTTAAAATAAGCGCAAAAAAATAA